Within Streptomyces roseirectus, the genomic segment TCTCCCACGTGCTGCACCAGCTGTCCGACAGCGAGGCGATCGCCGTGCTGACCAACATCCGCCGCGTCATGGACCCGGCCGGCCGGGTGCTGGTCATCGACCCGCTCATCCCCGAGGGCGACGTCCCGCACCCCGGAAAGTTCATGGACATCACCATGATGGCGCTCAGCAAGGGCCGCGACCGCACCGAGGCGGAGTTCGTCGAGGTCTTCGGGAAGGCCGGACTGCGGCTGGCCGGCACGGTCGGCCTGAAGTCCGCGTCCAGCGTGGTCGTCGCCGAACCGGCCTGACAGTCACGGACGAGATGGGGGAGCACATGAGTGACCGCATGAACTACGACGACCTGAGGTCGATCCTCGTCGAGGCCGCCGGCACCGCGGAAGGGGTGGACCTGGCCAGCCAGGACATCATCGACACCGACCTCTACGGCCTCGGCTACGACTCGCTCGCGCTGATGGAACTCGGCGCGCGCATCCAGCAGCGGTACGGCGTCGACATCCCCGACGAGGAGGTGACCGAACTGCGCACCTTCCGCACCATCCTGGACCGGGTGAATTCCTCGATCCCCGCAACGCCCTGAGCGAACGCCCCGGGAAAAGGGGCGCACCGGACGACACGCGGACTGGAGGCAGGTATGACCACGCCGGAGATACACGCGCGCCACGAGATCGAGACCGAGACGTCACCGTCGGCGGTGTACGAGCTGATCACGGACGTCTCGCTGTGGCCGGTGATCTTCCGTCCCACCGTTCACACACAGGTGCTGGAGCGTACGGAGCGAGGCGACCG encodes:
- a CDS encoding acyl carrier protein; its protein translation is MSDRMNYDDLRSILVEAAGTAEGVDLASQDIIDTDLYGLGYDSLALMELGARIQQRYGVDIPDEEVTELRTFRTILDRVNSSIPATP